The DNA window CGAAACTTATTCTTAGTTGGTCAAGGTTAGACAACTGATTATAGCTGCACTTATTTTTCTCAGTCATAGTTCCACTCAgcttttttaaatgtttggtTTAAACTGTCTGAAgtattgtatttttaatttttccagtgagctgAGCATCGCCTCGGCACGGGCATCGGTGATGCTCTACGATGACGTCAGCAAGAAATGGATTCCTAGTGGTACGTCATCCGGCGTCAGCAAAGTTCACATTTTCCAGCACCAGGTCAACAACACGTTCCGTGTTGTTGGAAGGAAACTCAAAGATCACGAGGTGAGCCTTAAGTTTGTTCCATCAACCATCATTAATCATTCCATCAACCATTGCAAACAACAACCATTGAACCACACTTATtcctcaattttcaaaagattcaattaatttaatacAGTATGATCAAACGCTGAGTTTATTACTGATAAGTagtaaatttttcaggtttctcCTTTTTGCAGAGCTTGGTTCTTATCAAAACAAGCTGTTCAATTATTACTATGGgatacgccccctggccgctacgcagcccTGTCGCAAAGCGCCCTTTCCGGCCCGTTTCTGGGCTCATGTGGGTTAATATCAacagagcgggctcatctagggcctatttcttatcgatagccgcaaaaaccatgaaaatcggcccggtagatcTTTAAAACGAAGTGTCACAAACAATGAACTTGAGTATTGTCCAAATGGGAGAATTCACAACTATATCACGTCATATAAAAAACCTTGGTCATATTCCTAAAATCTAAATGaaacgggctcatctagggattATCTTTTGTCGATAGCCACACAAATCATACATGTATATCAGCCCAATCGAACGGTAGAGCAAACtgtgacgaaaaatgaaaatttaggtgATCAGAGAGCTCACAGTAATGATGGGGTTTCTGTACcgatttttagccttgtttagcTTAGTTTTTATAGCAAGTATTTATAGAAGAGTTGTTATTTGTTCATCGGAGTTTTTTGGTTTACTAGATgagaattcaaaacttttcttttttcccctttcttctTGCTctttttcagggccggatttacctacttgccggccatgggccgcctgtatttttccgcccccttctcatttgttttgaaacatcaatagatcgtattcgacagtggttcgatgtatcgtttggttcaaaacaatagaacataacctctaacaaacattttagaatttaatttataaaagctgaaaatgagaaaattcctgacaatttcacttttcattgccacttggtactcgagagaatgaaaattcgatcacataagacccgttacctcagatttctaaatttacttttgaggctgtggttacatattgaaccaatcgatatcaatataatctaacctgagtgatctgtcgaatacgatctataaaaaccatcgagtgaacgtgccggtgggggaagggtgtatgagacgcgtttactcgtgttgggcacattttttgtgaaagccctgtcaaaacTTAAAAGAGTTTAGTTctgtaaacccatccctgtttggacaaggccttccacttataaacgaacgaaaaaatcatgaaagaacaaacatagatatggttaaaaatttcaacttccaccgccgcgccgaccgcactgtattggagcaatgcgtgaagtattcatgcagtcttgtaggcgctatgcgtttcacgccggcCGACCGCTACTGagcacactgtttggcgcaatgcgtgaagtattcatgcagtcttgtaggcgctatgcatttcaatCCGActactgctgaccgcagtgtgtttgacgcaatgcgtgaagtattcctgcagtcttgtaggcgctatgcgttttatgccaacagccgcgccgctccgttccaggtcaaattgcgtgtttggtttctctcttaactcgactaattaaaggtgttgtctcttgtatcaccgaaagacgacaaaattagaaattactgtacttttactctcaggaaatgagagattttgtcgccttttctcgtttgtaatttattttctgaatccgatgtttttctctcattttttgatacctacattcaaaaagattgcaaaatttgccgccccctacattttacCCCCTCGACCCGGCCCTGCTTTTTTTACGTTAAATTTATTTcatctttgattttaattttgttccAGGTGGTGATTAATTgtgtcattttgaaaagtttgaagtACAACCAAGCTACAGCAACATTCCACCAATGGCGGGACAACAAACAAGTCTATGGCTTAAATTTTAGTAACAAAGAAGATGCAGATGCATTTGCCAGGGCGATGATGTACGCTGTAGAAGTGAGtatccttcttttcttttcttctctctttttctctcttttctaaATGGTGGGGCAAATCTCGTAAGTCAGCAATGACCAATACCTCTTTCATACCTGAGCTTTTGAAAAAACCCAAAGTGGAACTCGGATGTAGCAAAGCAATGCTTGAAGCTGGGCTCAGCCAGTTAGCGAATGCAGtcctctccccccctcccttcttccCTGCTTGGCTACGTCATCATAGACCGCCtgaaaaataaggggaaaaaaggtGCAGTTGATCCATGTGCCTTCCCTTCCATCTATTATTCTTGCACAGTGTACtgccttccccctaaaattttaggagccaccttggcgtgaaatcccaatttttaggagccatctaccattttttaggagccaaattaaatttttgcttacAAGCCATGGCGATGCTGCAAACGGTGCGTATTGAGAGCGCTTTAGGCCCGATTTTTAGGTGTATTTGGCGCATGGTGCCCgaggaaggcagaacactgttCTTGCATGATTGGTTTTCGGATGAAAAGTGACCAGTTATGCTATTGTTTTATTAATTCCCTTTCAACAATTGTGTTTCCAGGTATTAGGAAGTGCAAGTAATAGGCCCGCACGAGTAGACCCTGGACCTCCTCCAACATATGAACAGGCAGTTAGTCAATACGATGAAGATATGGGATATAGGTGAGATGACTTTTTCATCAGATCTATGCATctatcatttttccttgaattacAGTAGCGAGGGTCCAGAAATTATTTCTTGTGATGAGTTTATGCTACAGGAGGTCTGAACCTGTGGTTTATCTAATATTTTTAACCCAACTCTCTCAATCCTCTCCCCCTTCTAGTGACTTTTTGATGAGTTTGAGTGCCGCTCAAACCATAAGTTGAACTACCAAAACTTTTACCCATGTGAGAATTGAAATTATTAGTCACATGAGCATTTGTTATTCTTGAAGAGGtcgttttcaaaaacttttggaAAAGCAGAATTCATCTTAAAACACGACAATCAAAGgcaagaaaagaaaatcgtAGGGGAGAGGCAAAAAATATTCAACGACTACTGCAATGACTGGTaagatttgaaagaaaacattCTTTATCTtatcatcaacatttttttcttttttaacaaataaatagCAAACTGTTAAGAAGATTTAATGGTGCTATCATAGGAAGCCATGAGAGCATCGAGCATCAGCATTGATCAGTACTTATCCAGTCTTTTGTCATATTTCTATGCGTCAGCCTCAGTTTATCATATCATATACTGTGTAACATAAAGTCATAACAGCACCACATTGCACCTGAGGTGTAAACCGGAGGTTGAACTGCGAAACGGTCaaggggcatagccccctagttctGTTTAAAATTCCTGTAGTATGTGGATTTAACCCTCACCTGGGTCAAATTTAGGTGTTCATTATTAAGCATTGTTTTTGTACCCTCGTCTACATTTcttctcaatttaaattttttttccctgaatATTTTGCGTGGTTTCAAACATGCTCAAAGAAAATAATAGATTGTCACCACAAAATTGCAAGATCATTGGGGGTTCTAAATCATGAGTTCACTTTTATTCATGTCGGAAGGGATTTCAGAAAATGTGACTTAAAATGGAATGTTAACAAGTACTTTTCACATTTTCAGTCACAATCCAGTAGTAGGTCACCGAATGTACCATCAAGTTTCACCCGGCGGCCCACCTAGGATAGATGTTAGTCCCAACTCAAGGTACAATGtcccctgttttttttttatctttatttttttcccttatttttttcctcatttttttctccttcttttttttcctaataAGTATATTTGGTGGTGTTTTAACAACCTTTCTGTATATCTTTCTTCTCAGTCACACAATTTTCTTAATTAGTGAGACAAAATCTTACGATCTCTTCCCTAGTTTGTCTGTCTTCCTCTAATGCAAGGGCATAACTGGTTTTTGGGATGAACCATATCGTTGAATAAGCTTATGTCACTTGAGGCTCTGGTAGAAACTAAGGGACGCCCTTCTCTCAAAGGGGCAACAAAtattttggataattttaatACTCAAAAGATGgtcaacagttttttttttttttttttttttttttttttacccccccccccccccaaaaaaaaaaaattgcagatgtCTGACTTGTACTGCTGCATCACATGCATATTTTATATCTCTGAACCACAAACTAATCTTAAGTACAAAGATAAAGTGAGGAAAACGgaggaatttcaaagtttttgattaatcctttgattttttttttttttttttttcttacagaaCTTCGGTTTTAATGTctatgaaattttacaaatttgcaCGGCTACTAATTTTCTTAACTCATTCAATTACTCTTTTTTGGTGTTTTGGGGCTAACTTTTCTCCTTATTATAAATTTTGTAATTATGTTAATGACACAGTATATTGCTGTAAACTTCCCCTCgttctgtttgaaaatgtcagtcGTGATAGCTCTCTCTTTGCAGGAACCTAAGTGTGCACAGATGCTATAAAAcaattactaaaattttactgccCTGCGGTAATGAATTTTTGTCTTATCTACACGGCGTGAGACTGAATATAAAATAAACAGAAGTTCGTAGCAACTAGAGGAATGTCAGtcttcttgaagttttttctcaacttttattattttctgtgccatcaatttttgtctatcaagtttAAAACCTCAAGTCAAGAaataaaggtaatttttgtgaAAGGTTTACTAAAAGAACCAAAAGTCAAGATCCCCTACCTCAGATTCTAAATAATGCATGTTGAAAATTTCTAGCCGGAATTTAGCTTAGTTTCTtgttaaagaaataaaacatgaggAGGAATTTGGTAAGGTCTGGTGTAGTCAAGTCAATTCTTGTCAAAATCTACCATTTATGCTCACTAAACTCTTACATTATGGTTGTGTGTATGGACAAAATACACATACACTGTGAGGTTATTGAGCAAATAAAATCCAGTCAATCAGTCAAGGTCTCAAAGGTGTCAATGCACAACTGCAGTTGCTTCTCATCAGCTGCTTATCAAGAATCTTGACCTCTGAACTATTTTTACAATCTTTTTGAAGATAAACAATTGgcattccttaattttttcttttcattctttgcAGAACCATGACGCGAGAGGATGTAGCAATTATACAGGAAAGGCGGGTGTCATCACAGTCTCAAAGTAAGTAGCTTCGATCAGCATGATAATTTTCTCCCCATTCTGTACAAATAAACAACGACTGTCAAATTGTATTCCATTGACTAAAAGAttctaaatttatttaaaaggaaattaaaCAGAAAATCTCTGCGACTAAATTTTCAGTccaaattttcagtaattttgtaaGCTAAAAAATGGATCTAAAACTAACAAGTTGGTATGATAATGAGCTCATTTCTAAATACTACTGTAAGTTTCGTGATTTTCGTTTTATCATGGTGTCTTAGCAACTACAGCACTTACCACTAAAAGTATTGAGTGTCATCTGGTGTATTTGATGGTCCACAAATTGAAGTTTCTGGCAAGAATGCTCTGAATTTTACAATTTCAGATAGGATTTTAGTAAATTTCAATTGAAGAGTTACCAGTTTTCCAAAATGTTAAAGCTTAAGACAGCTCATGATGAAAGTGAAAAGACTATCTTTTATACTAAAGTATATTTGTCCTCTTAATAACACCAACAGTTGTCCCGAAAACCAACGTAAAGTCGTATCTCTAATACAACAGTTTGCAGAAATAACTATAAGGCAACCATGGAAAAGAGCTCTTCCTAGATTATTGGTTGGTCCTTCAGAATTCAGTATTTTGTTCCTGATGGCGCAACATGATTCAAATAGGACTCTCAAATTAAAAAAGCCCAATCTTGTAACATCctaaatctaaatttttttcttgctcttGGTTACAGTCAGTAGTCCGAGCACAGCATCCTCTCCCGGTGGCCTAAACAATGTCGGTGTATCTGGCACTCAAGCCTCTCCAGTGCCCCCGCAAGTGCCAGGGCACCATCGCACATCATCCGCACCTCCAGCTCCCCAACCACCACCAATGTCGTTAGCAACCCCTTCAGTTGCACCTGTAGCACCCCCTTGCCCTCCCCCCTGTCCGCCTCTTCCTCCTCAACCAATATCAACGAGCGTTGAACCCGAAGCTTCAATGTCGCGGTCTAATTCCAGTGATAACCAAGACCCGGGATCCCTTGCTGCTCAGCTGCAGTCAGCCAGGCTACGACGAGCTAACAAGGTACTATACTGTTTCCCTtcttttcgtatttttctgcatttaGAATACATCCAGAGTCAGGAAAATGAAGTCTCTTGGGTTTGTTTTCATAgttcaattcaatattttttttacatgaaactgACCCGTTGACAGAGGCATCTAATTGAAATTCAGctttcattgtttttaaaaaaaatccaaggtATTAATGTTtctaaaagcaagaaaaaaatcaaaatgatgattataaaaaaattcgttgaaattttgatgagtggGCATGAATAGTGTTATTTGGTTCTTAACCTTGTCTTGTAGTCCATTTCATGCACCCTTATATTTTGTCCACTGTTAATGTAGGTATCCTAATCATTATATTTCATCTGCCTCTTGTAAAATACTTAATTAATGGTATGTGTGAAATGATCGTAAATTACATCAAGTGAATGTAAAACTAACCAATTTTTTACTTCCCAATGGTTTTTGCAGCAATCTGCTGAGAATAGTGGATCATCAACGAGCAGTAATGGTAGCGCTGGAAATTATGGAACTTTGAGAGGTACCACCGGAATGGCATCAATGTTAGATGAAATGACTCGCACATTGGCAAGGCGAAGAGCTGCTGTTGAGAAAACACAAACGGACGTAGTCCAGGttagtatttttacttgtttaGTCGTAAATTTCTATGTGTCTACAACAGGTCTGCTGCAAATTTCAACCAGAGTGGAAAAAAGTGTTGTATTCAAATGAAATATGGATCTAAATTAATGGTGAACAAGTTGGGAAATTCggcaaagtttcatcaatgacTATAAGCTTGCCGAGAAAGAAACTTAATTTAGATAGTGTTTATCCaaggagagggggagagggttGTCAAAAGTTAGCAATCAACAGGAGTGCTTTTATATTTACAGCTTCCAGATATCTGTGTTCACACATGGACATACTGTGCCTGTGAAGTCATTAAAATAACAGCAACCAATTGGCCTTAATTTTGCAATATGTAAcgattatttctggctcattgtgGAGGTGCTTTCATGGGTGAGTCAgaaattgatggtgaaacttaaACTATCTTGGTTGCAATGTTTTAAGATCTCAGCttctgttttacttttttaaaggagaacataGCAACAtcattaattgaatttttctcagcATTTCCTTAGcgcagagatgaaaaatcacggaagttttcaagaattgacattgagtaattctctatttcaaaaataaagtatggcaagaAGTCTGTaatgttgcaaaccgagatgaGTGGTTGGGTTGTTTCACCATCAAaacagtagttccttattgtaaaatgtagttcagTTTTTGTCAGTTTGTAAGATTGTATAACTTTCTGTCCCTTCCAGGATGGTGATGGTGTGTCAGGTGATGCAAAAAAATCTTGGAACAGTCCTAACAGTAAAAGCGGTTGTGAAAGTCCTAAGCCTGTCAGAAAGCAGTTGGCAAATTCTTCTGAAGAGCTTGTTGGGTGCGGTAAAGTGAATGGCAGTGTATCCGAGCTAGAATCACTCAAACAAGAAATActgaaagaaatgaagaaagaGATTAGTAGAATGAAACAGGATATTATTGACGGTAAGAATGGggaatttattgaattttagcTTGCCCTTTTCATAACGTTTTGTGCAAGGCTCTGTGCTCTAGTTCTCTTTTTCAATCAATCCGTGTCTCCTCAAAACCATTATCTGagcaaatattttcaaacagtAGAAACTGCATGTAACGGAACGCATTGGGATGGGCAAAATGTAATGTCATAAGCGGGTTACTGTTACAAGCGGTTTTTCCTTAAATGTAAATTCCGAGGGGCATCCGCGCGGCCGGTCAGGGTAGAGTGTTTTCGGAAAATATTGTCCAATGgacaataaattgaaaattgaaaaggaagTTGAAACAAAATCTTCCCACCAATATTAGCTGAATTTATATCTTCGCAAACCGGGAAGGTAATGGAGATACCCTAAAGCCGTTTGAAAATATCACTCGGCCATGGCTATTGAATCAAACTTTTTGCATTCAATGCTCCATTCAACTTTTTGTCCGCTTTAGTCGGGTGAAAAGTTGAATCGTGTGAATTGGGCTGTGAAAGAAGAAGATAAAATATTGGAGCAGAACTATCAGCTTTCAAAGTCTTTCGaagaattcttcaaaaattcattaacTGAAACTTTTTTTCTGGCCACTAAAGCTGCATAAAAATGAAGGAGACaaaattttatcattattttcttttattttccaattttaatcaTAATCATAATaggagtcaattttttttaattgtaatcgAATCTGAAAGACATTCAAGAATCTTTAACCCCACAGCTCTAGTTTTagcaaatttaattatttatctttttatttatttattttattttttgtaattgattcaatttttcttcaattttgttttGTGTTTGCAGCTATCAAAATTGAACTGAACCGCAGGTAAATACCTCATTGATGACAGGTTTGGAGTTCTTCATAATACAGAAACATATTGTTTCTTTCATCGTATCAAGCCAAACGAGGGGATCAGATTAGCAGAAGAAAAATGACATACCCTGACCATGTAATCTATTACATATTGCTCACGTTCCAATGTTTCGATGTAACCTCATccctttcttcaaatttttatactTCCTGTGACTCCCATTTTCTAGCTCTAATATTATGTAACTTTTCAACGTATTTTTGTAGACCTAACAATGTTGAAGGGAATTTTTTCCCTCACACCCctcttttgttatttttatcaGAATAATAACCGCTCTCAATAAAATAATTGGGAAAACAGCTATACCTTATGTAGATCCAGTTACTACCGCCAGGTAGTGGCAGTTTTTGTGCCGACTGACATATCTTGTGCACTTTAAGCTCAAAGGGCTCTATACTTGTGTAAGTCTTACTTCTGTCAAATCTTTTTATGAGCTTCAAAAAAAGTCAAGCATATAGGAAGGAAAGCAGGCACAAAGTCTATAAATTAGGATTCTAAAATTCCTTATCTGAGGACTCTTAGTTGAATGTTTTAAATACATTTCTCTCTGTTCTCTCGTATAACCCAAAATCATACTGTGTGAAACATTGTTTGTATAACTTCATTAAACCAAAGCCATTTGAATAAAGTTGCAAAAAAGTATCAACCGTACTAGCCgcaacattttttgggaatttttttattttgatcaaaGTATCCAAATCAAAATCCATACTCATAATCGTCATTCTTACAATTATTCTTTTCTACACTTTttagttcaataatttttttaaattggaagaacatggtttttttaatattttttttttttttatttttgttttttcttggcTAAGTGAAAGGTTGTGAGAATTTTTGTATTAAGAAAATCCTCCAAGTGAGGTAAAGTTTGAAGTGACACACTCAGAATAAATATTCTTGGTTTTAATAGTACTTACGTCTAATAGTCCCTCTTGGCAGAGAATGGATAAACCAAAAATTTAGAAAGTTTTAGATTTCATTCTTTTATCATCAATTATTTCTAATTGGTATGGGTTGAAAAATGTCCCAGCAACTACATAActacttaattttttgtttgatgttCAAGCTTATCTTGAAGTTCCGTACTTCAGACAGAACATGGCTGTACGAATGAACTTTTTTCACATCTTGGTGACTCTCGATAGTCTTTCATCTTAAATTCAAATGTAATGGTGGAAAGGTTGCCTCAACTTTTGACATTTGTGATATTGTCTTTTATTTTAGCCCTCCAAGTAAATTTGGAGATTATCATatcatttcagaattttttcatttggcGTAAAAgctagttttcttttaaatactCAATGTAATACTTAAACAGTTGGACTCTTACTTAAGTTAATTTCTTGTATACTTTCTCCCtgaggtattttttcttttttatctctaACACTCTTCACTTGTCAATTCATTTTACCCGTAGcatttgactcaaaatgtaaagagacaaaatagaaaaaaaaaattgagttcaggCACTCAAGCAAGCTTCTCACTATTGTATTCTGCTCAATTACGAAACTGAGTTTTTACTAAAATTCTTAGAACGAAATTTGATCCCTAGAAAATTCTAATGCtgtaaataatagaaaaaataattttgtttcgtTTCTAGATGATGAAGACTGCATTAAGTTAATGGTTGCATGAATTTCTAATAAAAGCTATCTAAATTGCGGGTTTCAGACAATTaagtttttgacaattttataattttgtaaaaaaaaaaacaaaaaaaccttgcactgcttttcaaatattttaagtgtAAAAGTGATATTTTGCGTTTTATCTCTCTGCTGCTTCACATAATATTAGGAGATTAAGACTAACTTCAGTTGGCTAGATTTTCCTTCCAGCGTGCAAAAAATGCCCCATCTTTAGTTCTGTATATTGCAGCAAATCTGTGAGAAATCTCTAGCCTATTGCATAGTTTCAAAAAGTGACCAACTTTCCCCTCTTCTTTTGTTCAGCATTTGGTAAAACTGGAGTAAATTGCACATTGTACCATTAAATTGGAactttttgcgaggaaaattggaaattttattttaaggcAGGATATTCTCTTTTAAGGAACGGTGGATATTCTGGAGCTTTTTGCACCCCTGTTTCCTCCCATTTATGTAAGTTCCTTTATGGAGTTATATTTTTTGTCCTTAATGCCAAATCTCTTCGACTTGtttgaattttacttgaaactGTGCCTCTGAAAGAAAGGTGCAGAAAGTGCACCAATGTCTTTTAGATTGTGAATTAAATCAgtactaaaaaaattaaataactaaAGTAGCTCTTcaaatattggaaaatttgaaaattctagCCAACCGAAGACTCCAAAGTAATGTGACAAAATTCTGGCCTCTGATTGGTCCCAAAGCAAGTTGCCGCTGGACTGATCGAGAAGCTTAAAAGCTATGCATCCAACTATGTAGGGGAAGTTGTAGTCCCTAAGtgggggaaaagaaaaagaaataacttTTTTCGATGATTTAAAGAAgcagaagagaaaaaacaagctCTATGTCTTCAACTCCCAAATTGTGTACTTCATCAgcggtgttcaaaaatctttgctcccattatatttttttgaaggagaacagatcaacatcattctttgaagatTTTACAGAGCCTTTTtcacacggaggaaaaatcacagaagttttaaagaattgacgttgagtagtttcctaTTCCAAAAggaaagtatgacaagaagtctacaatgttgcaaaccaggatacatggtttgggagtttcactatTGATATATCTGTCTCACTCAACATTTCCTATTCTGATTCTTTTCAAGCCTTATTCCTTAATTTCATTCCTTCTATTTTGTATGAAAGTTTGGTTAGTACGTAATTTTGTACAATCATAAAGAGAATTTCGCCAAAATCTTATTATTCCAACTGAACCAGTAATGAATTATAGCGAATTATTTTTCCtggtttggaaaaaaacatttcatttttctctttttccttttgGTGGTAAGTGCTTCATTATTCAGCCCTCAATGCATTTATACATACCAATATCTTGTTGGCTGTTTCAAATCTACCAATGAGCTTTTTATCAGAAATTGCACAAATATTGCCTGTGCTCTTTTAAATGTACGATGTTATCTAAACCGTTCAAACTGTGTATCAACTTATGTACAATGTCCATTATAATTTGGTACTCTCTCCCTGTTCTACCTCCTCTCAAAGTGAAACTTCGTTCACCGCTTTTCAGTTCCATTTTTTCTGCCTCGTTTTTCTTCGTTTacgattaaaatcaaaattttgattctctcattttattttcttaaacgTGCGTAAATCTAAAGCTAGTATTGAATAGTGTAAATAGTGTTTAATGTTGGTTATGCTTATAAAATATATATCTCATGTTTGTGATGTTTTATCATGTACATGCTTCTGTTTTTGTTGGTCTTTCAGCAGCTTCTCATATTGTACAATTTACCGtgtataaaatgctgaatttttcaagaaagccCCCTCtgctttttctctctctttttttctcttttttttgtaaaattattcgaaattttcaaccaACCTTCATACAGAAATTGGAACTCAGATCTCCTGACCAAAATCCCGAGTATAGTTCCATGCTTCCATAAAATGAAGCTAACTATAATATGAAAAGAAGAAACCATCCAGACTCATAGGTTTTTGCGGTTTTGAGTCCTTAAGGTCTTAAACACTTATTGAACTTTaagctattgaaaatatttttgatcagAAATTCAATGAATTATTAAATGTATCTAATTGTAGTAGTTGATCTTAAGAAACCTTATCATTTTGATTGCAACATGTAATAATTAGTACAGTCACATATGAACCTATAGTGGATGCCCTTGAAATAATGACAAGATATAAATCAGGAGGGAGAGCGCTTACTAGAGACTCAACATTACCGAGTATATTTACCAACGAGTTAGAGTCATTGTGGTAATAATTGgacaaaaatagaaattttcaattccTCCCTTTCTAATTCCAAAGGTAGAggaaacattttcttttgagGAGTTGAGCCTAAAGCTCATTGGCAAGTTAATAACATTTAGTTAACTTTTCACATAAATAGGTCGGGTTCTCATcagtttcatcatttttttccaactctgcttcttatttttcgatacttctaattttttgttcaggggtgcaaaaattGCCAGATCTCACTTTTTACAGACCGCAGGCAAGGCAACTAtcttttccctcattttttcttcctctcatgTCGGTTTGAGAAACTGGGGCAAATCTAACACTCCGTGCGAGgtaaatcaaacatttttgcaCCCCTGTTTCCCCTACGCAAAGTTATGAGGCTTTTATTGCTTGCTCAGTTTCTGTATTTTCTAGTAAATTGTGTTCTTGTAAATATACCTATTTGTATCATTTGCCTGTAAATGTTCCAACTCATAATGTACAGaatat is part of the Bemisia tabaci chromosome 1, PGI_BMITA_v3 genome and encodes:
- the ena gene encoding uncharacterized protein ena isoform X3: MTFLRYKIRRLQPELSIASARASVMLYDDVSKKWIPSGTSSGVSKVHIFQHQVNNTFRVVGRKLKDHEVVINCVILKSLKYNQATATFHQWRDNKQVYGLNFSNKEDADAFARAMMYAVEVLGSASNRPARVDPGPPPTYEQAVSQYDEDMGYSHNPVVGHRMYHQVSPGGPPRIDVSPNSRTMTREDVAIIQERRVSSQSQISSPSTASSPGGLNNVGVSGTQASPVPPQVPGHHRTSSAPPAPQPPPMSLATPSVAPVAPPCPPPCPPLPPQPISTSVEPEASMSRSNSSDNQDPGSLAAQLQSARLRRANKQSAENSGSSTSSNGSAGNYGTLRGTTGMASMLDEMTRTLARRRAAVEKTQTDVVQDGDGVSGDAKKSWNSPNSKSGCESPKPVRKQLANSSEELVGCGKVNGSVSELESLKQEILKEMKKEISRMKQDIIDAIKIELNRR